In Zonotrichia albicollis isolate bZonAlb1 chromosome 11, bZonAlb1.hap1, whole genome shotgun sequence, a single genomic region encodes these proteins:
- the DUOXA2 gene encoding dual oxidase maturation factor 2: MTLFDGVYPFYPQHRKAAVFDISTIIVTVVFLTLACCFLLIIPGIRGRARLYWTLRVLLSLFVGLVIVVVQFTGDWERGWVQANTSYKSFSPAQVSADIGLHIGLAGLNVTLRGNPVQQINETINYNEHFSWSFGEDYELSYSQGLHRGLPSPILYVAEKFSGQSPCGVHGQYRIAGHYASAMLWVAFCTWIISNILLSMPALVYGGYMLLATGAFMIFSLLSFSTVRNSPMCPIQIGSSTLHVAYGGSFWLMLAVGLLCLVAGTTVVAMHHLNLDLLKTFFDLREDKAEEHQELPEVFINPHFVSKSQSPSEHTEINSV; this comes from the exons ATGACTCTGTTCGACGGCGTCTACCCCTTCTACCCGCAGCACAGGAAGGCTGCCGTGTTTGACATCAGCACCATCATAGTCACCGTGGTGTTCCTCACGCTGGCTTGCTGCTTCCTGCTCATCATCCCGGGCATCCGCGGCCGGGCG AGGCTGTACTGGACTCTCCGTGTTCTCCTCAGCCTCTTCGTGGGATTGGTGATTGTCG TTGTGCAGTTCACAGGGGACTGGGAGCGTGGCTGGGTGCAGGCCAACACCTCCTACAAGTCCTTCAGCCCTGCGCAGGTGAGCGCTGACATCGGGCTGCACATCGGCCTGGCCGGGCTCAACGTCACGCTCAGGG GAAATCCGGTGCAGCAGATCAACGAGACCATCAACTACAACGAGCACTTTTCCTGGAGCTTTGGGGAGGATTATGAGCTCAGCTAcagccaggggctgcacagggggctgcccagccccatcctgtacGTGGCAGAGAAGTTCAGCGGGCAGAGCCCCTGCGGGGTGCATGGGCAGTACCGCATCGCCGGGCACTACGCCTCAGCCATGCTCTG GGTCGCCTTTTGCACGTGGATCATCTCCAACATCCTGCTCTCCATGCCCGCCCTGGTTTATGGAGGATACATGCTCCTGGCCACAGGGGCCTTCATGAtcttctccctgctctccttctCCACCGTGAGGAACTCCCCGATGTGCCCCATCCAGATTGGGAGCAGCACCCTGCACGTGGCCTATGGGGGATCCTTCTGGCTCATGCTGGCAGTTG GCCTGCTCTGTTTGGTGGCTGGGACCACCGTTGTGGCAATGCACCACCTCAACCTGGACCTGCTGAAAACTTTCTTTGATCTCCGTGAGGACAAAGCAgaggagcaccaggagctgcctgaggtGTTCATCAACCCTCACTTTGTGAGCAAGAGCCAGTCTCCCTCTGAGCACACTGAAATCAACAGTGTCTAG
- the LOC102073481 gene encoding dual oxidase maturation factor 1, protein MTLWNGSYPFYPGANACFPFDTTRAVIVTVFLSMLATFIIILPGIPGRRRLLWFLRLVLGLFVGAVILNVQFTRDWERGWVQANTSYKSFSPAQVSADIGLHIGLAGLNVTLRGNPVQQINETINYNEHFSWSFGEDYELSYSQGLHRGLPSPILYVAEKFSGQSPCGVHGQYRIAGHYVSLTLWLAFCTWLISILLFSMSILLYGGQMLLLTGTLILSSLLLFSTARNSLGCPIQFGPVSLRTDYGESFWLALATGLLCLLLGLAIIILNAVQPQKLKLIFSLDRSSEEEQWEQPWLPAQPSCSAQGAFMVPLGELCPGTATRL, encoded by the exons ATGACTCTGTGGAATGGCTCCTACCCCTTCTACCCGGGAGCCAATGCCTGCTTCCCCTTTGACACCACCCGGGCTGTCATTGTCACCGTGTTCCTGTCCATGCTGGCCACCTTCATCATCATCCTGCCGGGCATCCCGGGCAGGAGG AGGCTCCTGTGGTTCCTGCGGCTGGTGCTGGGGCTCTTCGTGGGAGCAGTGATCCTCA ATGTGCAGTTCACCAGAGACTGGGAGCGTGGCTGGGTGCAGGCCAACACCTCCTACAAGTCCTTCAGCCCCGCGCAGGTGAGCGCTGACATCGGGCTGCACATCGGCCTGGCCGGGCTCAACGTCACGCTCAGGG gaaACCCGGTGCAGCAGATCAACGAGACCATCAACTACAACGAGCACTTTTCCTGGAGCTTTGGGGAGGATTATGAGCTCAGCTAcagccaggggctgcacagggggctgcccagccccatcctgtacGTGGCAGAGAAGTTCAGCGGGCAGAGCCCCTGCGGGGTGCACGGGCAGTACCGCATCGCCGGGCACTACGTGTCCCTCACCCTGTG gctggCCTTTTGCACATGGCTCATTTCCATCCTGCTCTTCTCCATGTCCATCCTGCTCTACGGCGGGCAGATGCTCCTGCTCACTGGCACGCTGAtcctctcctccctgctgctcttctCCACGGCCAGGAACAGCCTGGGGTGCCCCATCCAGTTTGGCCCAGTTTCCCTGAGGACAGACTATGGGGAGTCCTTCTGGCTGGCGTTGGCCACAG ggctgctgtgcctgctcctggggctggccaTCATCATCCTCAACGCTGTGCAGCCCCAGAAGCTGAAGCTCATCTTCAGCCTGGACAGGAGCAGCGAGgaggagcagtgggagcagccctggctgccagcccagcccagctgctctgcacagggcgCGTTCATGGTCCCCCTTGgggagctgtgccctgggacAGCCACCCGGCTCTga
- the NMB gene encoding neuromedin-B, with amino-acid sequence MALRCLLLLLCGAALGPAVHLDFAEHRSQAAKIKVNPRGNLWATGHFMGKKSVTGSPHLEAAEEPAVPVVFGPSLRALLEDMMELLTRELLKILLQERLLDENQGKYDLTGQETGLLTKVLEKYFSN; translated from the exons ATGGCGCTgcgctgcctgctgctgctgctgtgcggAGCCGCGCTCGGACCCGCCGTGCACCTCGACTTCGCCGAGCACCGCAGCCAGGCCGCCAAGATCAAGGTCAACCCCCGCGGCAACCTCTGGGCCACAG GTCACTTCATGGGCAAGAAGAGCGTGACGGGCTCCCCACACCTGGAGGCTGCCGAGGAGCCTGCGGTGCCCGTGGTGTTCGGTCCCTCTCTCCGAGCCCTGCTGGAGGACATGATGGAACTGCTGACCCGggagctcctgaaaatcctcttgcaggaaaggctgctggatGAGAACCAAGGGAAATACGACCTCACTGGCCAG gaGACAGGGCTTTTAACAAAGGTGCTGGAGAAGTACTTCTCAAACTGA